In Aquimarina spinulae, a single window of DNA contains:
- a CDS encoding pyridoxal-phosphate dependent enzyme, which produces MDHKLYIETPIYSSHKLKREQQKNIFYKLDCYQPTGSFKIRGMEELCRFHFEKGKKNFIASSGGNAGYSLAYVGKYIGVKVKVVVPKTTSAFMINKIANLGAEVEVYGNVWDEAHRYAQKISEETGAVYVSPFDDPLLWKGHSTIIDECAKQIQQPDKIVVSVGGGGLLCGIFEGMKKNGWENTQVITTETIGAASFYKSWQAKKIIELEEISSIATSLGAKKIAKKSLELASHFNVKPITVSDKEAVDASFNFLDEYNVIVEPACGAALSVPYFHPKLIKDDETVLVIVCGGANTEIKTLLSKK; this is translated from the coding sequence ATGGATCATAAACTTTACATAGAAACCCCAATTTATAGCTCACATAAATTAAAAAGAGAGCAACAAAAAAACATATTTTATAAGTTAGACTGCTATCAACCAACCGGTTCTTTCAAAATTAGAGGTATGGAAGAATTGTGTCGCTTTCATTTCGAAAAAGGGAAAAAAAATTTTATTGCCTCTTCGGGCGGAAATGCAGGATATTCTTTGGCATACGTTGGGAAATATATCGGTGTAAAAGTTAAAGTGGTTGTTCCTAAAACGACTTCTGCATTTATGATTAACAAAATAGCAAATTTGGGTGCCGAAGTCGAAGTATATGGTAATGTTTGGGATGAAGCGCATAGGTATGCCCAGAAAATTTCGGAAGAAACCGGTGCTGTTTATGTTTCCCCGTTTGATGATCCTTTACTTTGGAAAGGCCATTCGACGATTATTGATGAATGTGCAAAGCAAATACAGCAACCCGATAAAATTGTAGTATCTGTTGGTGGTGGGGGTTTACTCTGCGGGATATTTGAAGGAATGAAAAAAAATGGATGGGAAAACACTCAGGTAATAACAACCGAAACTATCGGTGCAGCATCATTCTATAAAAGTTGGCAAGCAAAAAAAATTATAGAGCTAGAAGAAATATCCTCTATTGCTACCAGTTTGGGAGCAAAAAAAATTGCCAAAAAATCATTAGAACTAGCATCTCATTTCAATGTTAAGCCAATCACAGTTAGTGATAAAGAAGCTGTTGATGCTTCTTTTAATTTTCTGGATGAATATAATGTAATCGTTGAACCGGCATGTGGAGCAGCACTTTCTGTCCCTTATTTTCATCCTAAATTGATAAAAGACGATGAAACCGTTTTAGTAATTGTATGTGGTGGAGCGAATACAGAAATAAAAACATTGCTCAGTAAAAAATAA
- a CDS encoding thioesterase family protein, with translation MKITKTPESRAIIRFPDCDPFNHLNNSRYIDYFINAREDHLVNNHDFDVYRYAKKQVEAG, from the coding sequence ATGAAAATAACTAAAACCCCAGAAAGTAGAGCAATAATCCGTTTTCCTGATTGTGATCCATTCAATCATTTAAACAACTCTAGGTATATAGATTATTTTATAAATGCCAGAGAAGACCATTTGGTAAATAATCATGATTTTGATGTATATCGGTATGCAAAAAAACAGGTAGAAGCTGGTTAG
- a CDS encoding pyridoxamine 5'-phosphate oxidase family protein, whose amino-acid sequence MDSIANWKFIRKHFNVTYKTSLSVAIASVDNDNKPTVTPIGTFFLNKDQTGFYFEKFPKKIPHNVKTNKNVCVLGVNSSKWFWIKALYKLKFDSYPAIRLYGMLGEKRKATDIEISRLNRRMKTTKGLKGNAYLWGNMEYVRDIKFTTAEGVNIGKMTEVL is encoded by the coding sequence ATGGATAGTATCGCAAACTGGAAATTTATCAGAAAGCATTTTAATGTTACCTATAAGACCAGCTTATCGGTTGCTATAGCTTCTGTAGATAATGATAACAAACCGACGGTAACACCAATAGGAACTTTTTTTTTAAACAAAGATCAAACCGGTTTCTATTTTGAGAAATTTCCTAAAAAGATACCTCATAATGTAAAAACAAATAAAAACGTATGTGTTTTAGGTGTGAATAGCAGCAAATGGTTTTGGATAAAAGCGCTTTACAAATTAAAATTTGATTCTTATCCTGCTATTAGACTCTATGGAATGTTAGGAGAGAAAAGAAAAGCCACTGATATTGAGATTTCAAGACTAAACAGACGGATGAAAACAACAAAAGGATTAAAAGGAAATGCATACCTATGGGGGAATATGGAATACGTTCGTGATATAAAATTTACCACGGCAGAAGGAGTAAATATTGGAAAAATGACAGAGGTATTATGA
- a CDS encoding Crp/Fnr family transcriptional regulator, with the protein MLDEIIAKITSEYDTLSNEIIEEWKSDILMLELEKGTQLVREGSYTNKLFYIYKGSAKAYHLKDGKAIADWFSFEHEFICAITGYFLGHPSEHYIELTEDSILLEFNRKHINILSNKYHDFERFTRNAITKIMLQLQKRVVYLQFSTAKERYDFLLKEYPKIELHISLGDIASYIGITQETLSRIRAQK; encoded by the coding sequence ATGCTAGATGAAATTATTGCTAAAATAACAAGCGAATATGATACGCTGTCAAATGAAATCATTGAAGAGTGGAAAAGCGATATTCTAATGTTAGAATTAGAAAAAGGTACTCAATTGGTACGTGAAGGTAGTTATACAAATAAGCTTTTTTATATCTATAAAGGGAGTGCAAAGGCATATCACCTAAAAGACGGAAAAGCCATAGCAGATTGGTTTTCTTTTGAGCATGAATTTATCTGTGCAATTACCGGTTATTTTTTGGGCCATCCCAGTGAGCATTATATAGAACTTACCGAAGATAGTATCTTATTAGAGTTTAACCGGAAACATATCAATATCCTTTCAAATAAATATCACGATTTTGAACGATTTACAAGAAATGCCATTACAAAAATAATGCTTCAACTACAGAAAAGGGTCGTATATCTTCAGTTCTCTACTGCAAAAGAACGATATGACTTTCTTTTAAAAGAATATCCTAAAATAGAATTACATATTTCATTGGGTGATATTGCTTCGTACATCGGTATAACCCAAGAGACCCTAAGCCGGATTAGAGCACAGAAATAG
- a CDS encoding serine hydrolase domain-containing protein, with protein MKNIATQTFFILLISTFCYGQNPYKYSQPKNLEDGWETSNLHSKNIDTTRIYRLFNQVQNGKNKLHSILLVKNNQIIIEEYFNDHSANKQHDLRSTTKSIRSILLGIAIDKGFIDNIDDPISKYLKNPVPTKNLDKRKDKITIRHLLTMSPGFDCNDWDKKSAGQEDRVYKKKDWLQYTLNLPMVNEPGTVSNYCSMGVVLIAEIISQTSKMTIDKFSKKYLFNPLGITNISWGHTSNKKVIPSGKRLYMTSRDMAKIGQLILNNGKWNERQIVSKKWIEESTTPKTKITGIDYGYLWWNIPFKVNEKMIISKTATGNGGQYIMIFPKLDMVAVFTGGAYNSQEDKLPFVIMKNVFLPAFVNKK; from the coding sequence ATGAAAAACATAGCAACCCAAACATTTTTTATCCTCTTAATTAGTACATTTTGCTACGGACAAAACCCATATAAATATTCTCAGCCAAAAAACTTAGAGGACGGATGGGAAACAAGCAATTTACATTCAAAGAATATCGATACTACAAGAATCTATCGGTTATTCAACCAAGTGCAGAATGGTAAAAATAAGTTACACAGTATTTTATTAGTAAAAAATAATCAAATCATTATTGAAGAATATTTCAACGACCATTCTGCAAATAAGCAACACGACCTTCGTTCTACAACAAAAAGTATAAGGTCAATTTTATTGGGAATTGCAATTGATAAAGGATTTATTGATAACATCGACGATCCCATATCAAAGTATCTCAAAAATCCCGTGCCAACCAAAAATCTTGATAAGAGAAAAGATAAAATCACAATCAGACATCTATTAACCATGTCACCTGGATTTGATTGTAATGACTGGGATAAGAAATCAGCGGGGCAAGAGGATAGAGTTTATAAAAAAAAGGATTGGCTTCAATATACGCTTAATTTGCCAATGGTTAACGAACCAGGAACAGTCTCTAACTATTGCTCTATGGGCGTAGTTTTAATAGCTGAAATAATAAGTCAAACCTCAAAAATGACAATCGACAAATTTTCTAAGAAATACTTATTCAATCCATTAGGTATTACCAATATAAGTTGGGGACATACTTCAAATAAAAAGGTGATTCCTTCGGGAAAAAGGTTGTATATGACCTCACGCGATATGGCAAAAATCGGACAATTAATACTCAACAATGGAAAGTGGAATGAAAGACAAATTGTTTCTAAAAAATGGATTGAGGAATCGACCACTCCAAAAACAAAAATTACAGGAATTGATTACGGCTATTTGTGGTGGAACATTCCGTTTAAAGTAAACGAAAAAATGATAATTTCTAAAACTGCAACTGGAAACGGAGGGCAATATATCATGATTTTCCCTAAACTGGATATGGTTGCTGTATTTACAGGTGGCGCATACAACTCGCAAGAAGATAAGTTACCTTTTGTAATAATGAAAAACGTCTTCTTACCGGCATTCGTAAACAAAAAATAA
- a CDS encoding class I SAM-dependent methyltransferase, with product MKKKEDRANRIKKPWPTKDAMEQVYKMKLWGGNTSGFYSGAGSHQPEIVDPYIDVVTSFLTSFKSPLTVCDLGCGDFNVGKELVKYTKQYVAVDIVTDLIAYNKENFKAENLEFHCLDIAVDDLPSGDCAIVRQVLQHLSNAEVQSVVSKLTDFEYVILTEHLPEGDFVPNIDIISGQGIRLKKQSGLNILAPPFNVKVKEEKQLVSITLDNHRGSIVTTLYNFFKL from the coding sequence ATGAAAAAGAAAGAAGATAGAGCCAATAGAATAAAAAAGCCCTGGCCAACTAAAGATGCTATGGAGCAAGTTTATAAAATGAAACTTTGGGGAGGTAATACATCTGGTTTTTATTCGGGTGCAGGGTCACATCAACCCGAGATCGTAGATCCCTATATAGATGTTGTAACCTCATTTTTAACATCTTTTAAAAGTCCTCTTACCGTATGTGATTTAGGTTGTGGGGATTTTAATGTAGGAAAAGAATTGGTAAAGTATACGAAGCAGTATGTTGCGGTAGATATAGTAACAGATCTTATAGCATATAATAAAGAAAACTTTAAAGCAGAAAATTTAGAATTTCATTGTTTGGATATTGCAGTAGATGATCTGCCTTCTGGGGATTGCGCTATAGTGAGACAAGTGTTACAACATCTATCGAATGCAGAAGTACAAAGTGTAGTGAGCAAGTTAACTGATTTTGAATATGTTATTTTAACAGAGCATTTACCTGAAGGCGATTTTGTTCCCAATATAGATATTATTTCCGGACAAGGAATTAGACTGAAAAAACAAAGTGGTCTAAACATATTAGCACCACCATTTAATGTTAAGGTAAAAGAAGAAAAACAATTGGTATCTATTACTTTAGATAATCATCGGGGGAGTATTGTAACTACGCTGTATAATTTTTTTAAACTATAG
- a CDS encoding RNA polymerase sigma factor: MTGNKTNIRNKIDHLFRHEYGKLVAVLTKTFGTSNIELAEDVVQEAMLEALNKWSYEGIPDNPTGWIYKVAKYKAVNIVNREQYKREHASEVARHLQSEWTVAAALKHIFTDKEIADDQLRMIFTCCHPSISTDSQIALTLKTLCGFSIPEIAKAFLTTNENINKRLVRARKTIKEANVPFEVPVGKKLEHRLSSVLETIYLLFNEGYNATTGDTIIRFELCEEAIRLAEIIASNVNINSSQTYALLALMSLNTSRFDSRIDVSNNLLNLEHQDRNKWDKALIKKGLYYLEFSAKQNEISIYHILATISAHHCTAKTYESTDWESILALYDLLVDIDNSPLVLLNRVVVIAKLTTSKEALEQLNNIEGDSIFHSYLPYYTTKAELHFKNNEPKIAIELLNNALKLPLNKNSKALINNRLKEYSKKN; encoded by the coding sequence ATGACCGGTAATAAAACAAATATAAGGAACAAAATAGATCATCTATTCAGACATGAATATGGTAAATTAGTTGCTGTACTCACAAAAACATTTGGAACTTCGAATATAGAGCTTGCCGAAGATGTAGTACAGGAGGCTATGCTCGAAGCCCTAAATAAATGGTCGTATGAAGGAATTCCTGATAACCCTACCGGATGGATATATAAAGTTGCTAAGTATAAAGCTGTAAATATTGTTAATAGAGAACAATACAAGCGAGAACATGCATCAGAAGTTGCCCGTCACTTACAATCAGAATGGACGGTAGCAGCTGCTCTAAAACATATATTTACCGATAAAGAAATTGCAGATGACCAATTACGAATGATATTTACCTGCTGTCACCCTTCTATTTCTACCGACTCACAAATAGCACTAACTCTAAAAACACTATGTGGATTTAGTATCCCCGAAATCGCAAAAGCATTTCTGACAACTAATGAAAATATCAACAAAAGATTAGTTAGGGCTAGAAAAACGATTAAAGAGGCCAATGTTCCATTCGAAGTGCCTGTTGGAAAAAAATTAGAACACAGATTATCAAGTGTTCTGGAAACTATTTATCTTTTGTTTAACGAAGGCTATAATGCTACTACCGGAGATACTATAATTCGTTTTGAATTATGTGAAGAAGCCATAAGACTTGCCGAGATTATTGCCTCTAATGTTAATATAAACTCGTCTCAAACCTATGCATTATTGGCTTTAATGTCCCTAAATACATCTCGTTTCGATTCTAGAATAGACGTATCTAACAATCTCTTAAACTTAGAGCATCAAGACAGAAACAAATGGGATAAAGCCTTAATCAAAAAAGGGCTTTATTATCTAGAATTTTCGGCAAAACAAAACGAAATTTCTATTTACCATATACTTGCTACCATATCTGCTCATCATTGTACGGCCAAAACCTACGAATCTACAGACTGGGAAAGTATTTTGGCTCTTTATGACTTGCTGGTAGATATTGATAATTCGCCACTTGTTCTACTCAATAGAGTTGTTGTTATTGCCAAATTAACCACTAGTAAAGAAGCGCTTGAGCAACTTAATAACATAGAGGGTGATTCTATATTTCATTCTTATTTACCATATTACACTACAAAGGCAGAGCTTCATTTTAAAAATAATGAACCAAAAATCGCTATCGAATTATTAAACAATGCTTTAAAATTACCGCTTAACAAAAACTCAAAAGCATTGATTAACAATAGATTAAAAGAATATTCTAAAAAAAATTAA
- a CDS encoding helix-turn-helix domain-containing protein — MKDLIHLKKISDYHKLAHIAAPEHPLISLVDYSTVKYSSDINDLQWRQDYYTIGLKRNVAHKFFYGQQEYDFDEGVMTFVAPNQVMSLRNNPNIKNHTPSGWLLLVHPDFLWNSPLANQIKHYDFFGYTINEALFLSEKEELMMVNLLNTIRHEYQSNIDKFSQKIIISQLELLLNYAERFYERQFITRKIPNHQILNKFEKVLLDYFNNESIVDKGLPTVSWVANCLNLSPNYLSNMLKSLTGQSTQQHIHNKLIEKAKEQLSTTPLSISEIAYSLGFEYPASFSKLFKNKTEMSPLEFRKSFN, encoded by the coding sequence ATGAAAGACTTAATACACTTAAAAAAGATTAGCGATTATCATAAACTAGCTCATATCGCTGCTCCCGAACACCCGTTAATTAGTTTAGTAGATTATAGTACTGTTAAGTATTCATCAGACATTAATGATTTGCAATGGAGACAAGATTATTATACTATTGGGTTAAAACGTAATGTGGCACATAAGTTTTTTTACGGCCAACAAGAATATGATTTTGATGAAGGTGTAATGACTTTCGTTGCGCCAAATCAAGTGATGAGCTTAAGAAACAATCCAAACATCAAAAACCATACGCCTTCAGGTTGGTTATTATTGGTACATCCCGATTTTTTATGGAATTCACCTTTAGCAAATCAAATCAAACACTATGATTTTTTTGGGTATACTATAAATGAAGCGCTTTTTCTTTCTGAAAAAGAAGAGCTAATGATGGTAAATCTTTTGAATACTATACGTCATGAATACCAATCTAATATTGATAAATTTAGTCAGAAGATTATTATTTCGCAGTTAGAATTACTACTCAATTATGCAGAACGATTCTATGAAAGGCAGTTTATTACTCGTAAAATACCTAATCATCAAATATTAAATAAATTCGAAAAAGTTTTGTTGGATTACTTTAACAATGAAAGTATAGTTGACAAAGGTTTGCCAACAGTTTCATGGGTTGCTAATTGCTTAAATCTTTCTCCAAATTATTTAAGCAATATGCTCAAATCACTTACAGGGCAAAGTACGCAGCAACATATTCATAATAAATTAATAGAAAAAGCAAAAGAACAACTATCTACTACACCACTTTCAATAAGTGAAATTGCTTACAGTTTGGGTTTTGAGTATCCAGCATCTTTTAGCAAACTTTTCAAGAATAAAACAGAAATGTCTCCTTTAGAATTTAGAAAGTCGTTTAATTAA
- a CDS encoding YciI family protein: MQEFMIFIKTKGDHLEGLSPEQQQAHVQKIGLYIGGLMEAGKLKGAQPLEMKGAIIHGNKGVFKDGPFNESKEVIVGYFHIVAKNLEEAIEIAKANPMFEDAEGTIEVRAIKQMEGIN, from the coding sequence ATGCAGGAATTTATGATTTTTATCAAAACCAAAGGAGACCATTTAGAAGGGCTTTCACCAGAGCAACAACAAGCTCATGTTCAAAAAATAGGACTGTACATCGGAGGACTAATGGAAGCTGGAAAATTAAAAGGAGCACAACCTTTAGAAATGAAAGGTGCCATTATTCATGGAAACAAAGGCGTTTTTAAAGACGGCCCTTTTAATGAGTCTAAAGAAGTAATTGTAGGCTATTTCCATATAGTAGCAAAAAACTTAGAAGAAGCTATCGAAATTGCAAAAGCAAACCCAATGTTTGAAGATGCAGAAGGTACTATAGAAGTTAGAGCTATTAAACAAATGGAAGGTATAAATTAA
- a CDS encoding leucine-rich repeat domain-containing protein, with product MKIILIFLFTLLIGTSIHAQKSSYTLVNDRKGNQSVIEFLEELIDKKENIEELDLSHGKLDSIPKIIGKFKNLKVLRLYGNNLSTITKQICQLTNLERLDLRLNMLEKLPKSIECLKQLKDLDLQENLLTELPESLGNLSSLTDLYLQNNPIRKLPNTIGNLKQLKNIYLRNNAIKKLPDSFINLEKLEILFIVNNPLERLPDAIGNLKTLQSISIYDNKISNLPESMEKLTRLRYLDVHGNKINPADIENLKEKLKYCEIEK from the coding sequence ATGAAAATAATCTTAATTTTTCTTTTTACACTACTTATTGGCACTTCTATCCATGCCCAAAAATCTTCATACACTCTAGTAAATGATAGAAAAGGTAATCAAAGTGTTATCGAATTTTTAGAAGAGTTAATCGATAAAAAAGAAAATATTGAGGAACTGGATTTATCCCACGGAAAACTAGATAGTATTCCAAAAATTATCGGAAAATTTAAAAACCTAAAAGTATTAAGACTCTATGGTAATAATTTATCTACTATAACCAAGCAAATATGTCAACTCACCAACTTAGAACGTCTGGATTTACGGTTAAATATGCTTGAAAAATTACCCAAATCTATAGAATGTCTAAAACAATTAAAAGACTTAGATTTACAAGAAAATTTATTAACCGAATTACCCGAATCACTTGGAAATCTATCCAGTTTAACCGATTTGTATCTACAAAACAATCCCATAAGAAAATTACCCAATACAATAGGAAATCTTAAACAATTAAAAAATATATATTTAAGAAATAACGCAATTAAAAAGCTTCCGGATTCTTTTATCAACTTAGAAAAATTAGAAATTCTTTTTATTGTAAATAACCCTCTGGAACGACTTCCTGATGCTATAGGAAATCTTAAAACATTACAAAGTATTTCTATCTATGACAACAAAATTTCGAATTTACCTGAATCCATGGAGAAGCTGACCAGATTAAGATATTTAGATGTTCATGGAAATAAAATTAATCCTGCTGATATAGAAAATCTAAAGGAAAAATTAAAATATTGTGAAATTGAGAAGTAA
- a CDS encoding SRPBCC family protein: protein MKILKKTGLGILLLILLISVVSLFFSTQKEVSRSTVIHAPVEHVFNHVNAMENWKKWGGPWQEEGMDYAKVIQKTLGATVGVGSKLIYNQGKGDGSVEIIESDLNKRIKTLITFEDGGFANGTWLFNEDHNTTTVTWTVKVNLGYNPLKRIMGNLMMEHKIGSVFEKGLVNLKKVSE, encoded by the coding sequence ATGAAGATATTAAAAAAAACAGGTTTAGGAATACTACTACTAATTCTTTTGATAAGTGTGGTATCGCTATTCTTTTCTACACAAAAAGAAGTAAGCAGATCTACCGTAATTCACGCACCAGTAGAACATGTTTTTAATCATGTAAATGCTATGGAGAACTGGAAAAAATGGGGCGGGCCATGGCAAGAAGAAGGAATGGATTATGCTAAAGTAATTCAAAAAACACTGGGAGCAACTGTTGGTGTTGGTTCAAAATTGATTTATAATCAAGGAAAAGGAGATGGAAGTGTTGAAATCATTGAAAGTGATTTGAATAAACGAATTAAGACACTAATTACTTTTGAAGATGGTGGTTTCGCAAATGGTACCTGGTTATTTAATGAGGATCATAACACAACTACAGTTACGTGGACGGTTAAAGTAAATTTAGGGTACAATCCTTTAAAAAGAATTATGGGTAATTTAATGATGGAGCATAAAATAGGTTCTGTCTTTGAAAAAGGATTAGTCAATCTTAAAAAAGTTTCTGAATAA
- a CDS encoding SDR family NAD(P)-dependent oxidoreductase: MTQKTAIITGASRGLGRDMALNLAKDGVNIIFSYHSNDKKAKEVILEIESVGQKAVAFPFDANNYKSGQEFMAKATDYLEQENGSANFDFLINNAGTGVFNLISDTTEEQFNEMMNVHLKSVYFLTQKALPYLNRGGRIINISSGLTRFSLPGMSAYAMMKGGIEVFTRYLAKELGEHKITANVIAPGAIATDFAEGSNRDNEEKRAIIANITALGRVGEAEDVGGTVAFLCSDKAGWINGQRIEVSGGMLV, translated from the coding sequence ATGACTCAAAAAACAGCAATTATAACAGGAGCAAGTCGAGGTTTAGGAAGAGATATGGCCCTTAATCTTGCAAAGGATGGTGTAAACATTATCTTCTCTTATCACAGCAATGATAAAAAAGCAAAAGAAGTTATTTTAGAAATAGAATCTGTCGGGCAAAAAGCGGTTGCTTTTCCTTTTGATGCGAATAACTATAAAAGCGGACAAGAATTTATGGCCAAAGCAACAGATTATTTAGAGCAAGAAAATGGTAGCGCTAACTTTGATTTTTTAATTAATAATGCCGGAACAGGAGTTTTTAATTTGATATCTGATACTACAGAAGAACAATTCAATGAAATGATGAATGTACACCTCAAAAGTGTATATTTTTTAACCCAAAAAGCATTACCATATCTTAATCGAGGTGGGCGAATTATTAATATCTCTAGTGGATTAACGCGTTTTAGTTTACCGGGGATGTCTGCTTATGCCATGATGAAAGGCGGTATAGAAGTATTTACACGGTATTTAGCAAAAGAATTAGGAGAACATAAAATTACCGCCAATGTTATTGCTCCTGGGGCTATAGCAACCGATTTTGCCGAAGGAAGTAATCGGGATAATGAAGAAAAAAGAGCGATTATAGCCAATATTACAGCATTAGGTCGCGTTGGCGAAGCTGAGGATGTCGGGGGTACTGTTGCTTTTTTATGTTCTGATAAAGCAGGTTGGATTAACGGTCAACGTATCGAAGTATCTGGAGGAATGTTAGTATAA
- a CDS encoding MBL fold metallo-hydrolase — translation MNIQLIHLPDIKQLTLIFLCVFFTSCSDQKTKKKGEIAVRHETKLEQESNFAQQKITDNLYVVKSKNYHTNVGVFIGNKEIILIDPMTGSNNHQALLEKIKELSNKPIKYVINTHHHEDHTGANSFFAELGATIISQENTKYTSAKYDVTFKNEYTLDLENERIELYHITSHTFDDVLIYFTKNNTIFMGDTYMTNFFPHFYFGGGSKGHINFIDKALSIGNQNTVIVAGHGKLSSDKAELHTYRKNSIQWIEKIKELSLAGKTPDEIAQDEKIKQLAMAFCGNNTVHPQTIEKTISVDYNSGTAFPENAKNYEGMYQYKDGEIDELIFQDKKLMLRRKGAYIFELSTLSDTKFHIKGQVPYRYISFSNDGKELTYFNGKESQIAKRK, via the coding sequence ATGAATATTCAATTAATACATTTACCCGATATAAAACAATTGACACTAATTTTTCTTTGTGTGTTTTTCACTTCCTGCTCAGATCAAAAAACAAAGAAAAAGGGTGAAATAGCTGTTCGACATGAAACAAAGTTAGAACAGGAATCTAATTTTGCTCAACAGAAGATAACCGATAATCTTTATGTTGTAAAATCTAAGAATTACCATACAAATGTTGGTGTTTTTATAGGAAATAAAGAGATCATTTTAATCGATCCTATGACAGGCTCTAATAATCACCAGGCCTTATTAGAAAAAATAAAAGAGCTTTCTAATAAACCTATTAAATATGTAATCAACACACATCATCATGAAGATCACACTGGGGCAAATTCATTCTTTGCAGAATTAGGAGCAACAATTATTTCGCAAGAAAATACTAAATATACCTCTGCAAAATACGATGTTACTTTTAAAAACGAGTATACTCTCGATTTAGAAAATGAAAGAATCGAGTTATATCATATTACTTCACACACTTTTGACGATGTGCTTATCTATTTCACTAAAAACAACACTATTTTTATGGGAGATACCTATATGACTAATTTCTTTCCGCATTTTTATTTCGGAGGTGGTAGTAAGGGTCATATAAATTTCATAGACAAAGCATTATCTATTGGAAACCAAAATACTGTTATTGTAGCGGGTCATGGTAAATTATCTTCTGATAAAGCAGAACTTCATACCTATAGAAAAAATTCAATACAATGGATTGAAAAAATCAAAGAACTATCACTTGCAGGCAAAACTCCGGATGAAATAGCTCAAGATGAAAAAATTAAACAATTAGCTATGGCTTTTTGCGGAAATAATACCGTACATCCCCAAACAATTGAAAAAACAATTTCTGTTGACTACAATTCTGGCACTGCGTTTCCAGAAAATGCAAAAAATTACGAAGGAATGTACCAATATAAAGATGGGGAAATTGATGAATTAATTTTTCAAGATAAAAAATTAATGCTGCGAAGAAAAGGCGCATATATATTTGAGCTCTCTACGCTTTCTGATACCAAATTTCATATCAAAGGACAAGTACCATACAGATATATCTCTTTTTCGAATGACGGAAAAGAATTGACTTATTTTAATGGAAAAGAAAGTCAAATCGCAAAAAGAAAATAA